A genome region from Archaeoglobus fulgidus DSM 4304 includes the following:
- a CDS encoding type IV pilin, whose translation MVRRKMDEKGVSPVIGVILMVAITVILAAVIASFVFGMSNVAPAAPPSAQLQVRTGSSADTVELKHMGGDPINCTSIKVLVNGKEESNALGSSGGCSDNLLKVGETETITLSGYGGQYVELTLVDIQTNKPILMTHVTVGG comes from the coding sequence ATGGTAAGGAGAAAGATGGATGAGAAAGGTGTGTCGCCAGTGATTGGCGTGATACTGATGGTGGCCATCACCGTCATACTGGCGGCAGTGATTGCGAGCTTTGTGTTTGGGATGTCGAATGTGGCACCTGCAGCTCCGCCAAGCGCTCAATTACAAGTAAGAACTGGTAGTAGTGCTGATACAGTGGAACTAAAACACATGGGTGGAGATCCAATAAATTGTACAAGTATTAAAGTACTGGTGAATGGAAAAGAAGAATCAAATGCTCTAGGCAGCAGTGGAGGTTGCAGCGATAATTTACTTAAGGTCGGCGAGACCGAGACAATTACACTATCAGGATACGGTGGTCAATACGTAGAACTTACGTTAGTTGATATCCAAACTAACAAACCAATATTAATGACCCACGTTACTGTAGGAGGTTAA
- a CDS encoding mannose-1-phosphate guanylyltransferase/mannose-6-phosphate isomerase: MKTLILAGGKGTRLWPLSRELMPKQFIKLFSESLFQKTVKRALYLSSPDEIYVITNKEYRFRVLDDLEEIGISIPEENIILEPEAKNTLPAICLGVKAAGEGKFAVLPSDHLIKADEEYLNAFRSAEKLSENYIVTFGITPTRPHTGYGYIKPGKELEGGFEVEQFKEKPSRELAEEYVSKGYLWNSGMFVFDSKVFVEELKELAPEFAKVLEEGEEAYKQIPEASFDYAILEKSGRVAVVPIKTFWSDLGNFDSIYEVMEKDERGNAIKSESCIPVDSENNLVITQRLTALIGLRDLIVIDTDDALLVARRGEAEKVREVYRLLAEKGDKAVEVHRTAHRPWGSYTVLEENKSYKIKRITVKPKKRLSLQRHYHRSEHWVVVKGTARIVVDGNEILLRSGESTFVPAGAIHRIENPGKIPLEIIEIQIGEYLEEDDIERFEDDFGRR; this comes from the coding sequence ATGAAAACTCTGATACTCGCAGGCGGAAAGGGGACGAGGCTCTGGCCTTTAAGCAGGGAGCTCATGCCGAAGCAGTTCATCAAGCTCTTCTCGGAGTCACTATTCCAGAAAACCGTAAAGAGGGCTCTTTATCTGTCCTCCCCCGACGAAATCTACGTGATTACAAACAAGGAGTACCGCTTCAGAGTTCTCGACGACTTAGAGGAGATCGGAATTTCAATTCCGGAGGAGAACATCATTCTGGAGCCGGAAGCGAAGAACACCTTGCCCGCAATCTGTCTTGGCGTCAAGGCGGCTGGAGAGGGGAAGTTTGCCGTCTTACCATCCGACCATCTTATTAAAGCGGATGAGGAGTACCTGAATGCCTTCAGGTCTGCAGAGAAGCTTTCTGAAAACTACATCGTGACCTTCGGGATAACCCCAACCCGCCCTCACACGGGCTACGGCTACATCAAGCCGGGAAAAGAGCTGGAGGGCGGTTTCGAGGTTGAGCAGTTCAAGGAGAAGCCTTCCAGGGAGCTGGCCGAGGAGTACGTCTCCAAGGGATACCTATGGAACAGCGGCATGTTCGTCTTTGACTCCAAAGTATTCGTTGAAGAGTTGAAGGAGCTCGCCCCCGAGTTCGCAAAGGTGCTTGAGGAGGGTGAAGAAGCTTACAAGCAAATTCCAGAAGCCTCATTCGACTACGCCATACTCGAGAAGTCGGGAAGGGTTGCAGTGGTTCCAATCAAAACCTTCTGGAGCGACCTCGGCAACTTCGATTCGATTTATGAGGTCATGGAGAAGGATGAGAGGGGGAACGCTATCAAGAGCGAGAGTTGCATTCCGGTCGACTCGGAGAACAACCTCGTTATTACGCAGCGCCTCACAGCCCTGATAGGCCTGAGGGATTTGATTGTCATCGACACCGACGACGCTCTGCTAGTTGCGAGAAGGGGGGAGGCTGAGAAGGTCAGGGAGGTTTACAGGCTGCTCGCCGAGAAGGGGGACAAGGCCGTTGAGGTTCACAGAACGGCCCACAGGCCCTGGGGAAGCTACACGGTCCTTGAGGAGAACAAGAGCTACAAGATAAAAAGGATAACGGTAAAGCCGAAGAAAAGGCTGAGCCTCCAGCGCCACTACCACAGGAGCGAGCACTGGGTGGTGGTTAAGGGCACAGCCAGAATTGTAGTTGATGGAAATGAAATTCTTCTGAGGAGCGGGGAGAGCACCTTCGTTCCCGCAGGAGCGATTCACAGAATCGAGAATCCCGGAAAAATCCCCCTCGAAATCATAGAGATACAGATCGGGGAGTATCTGGAAGAGGACGACATAGAGCGATTCGAGGACGACTTCGGGAGGAGATAG
- a CDS encoding FumA C-terminus/TtdB family hydratase beta subunit: protein MEYELRTPLVKDQILKLKVGDVVYITGEIFTARDEAHARALEWMEEGKELPFSFDKGVVYHCGPLVKKNDEWRVVSAGPTTSARMNPFTPKILEKVECMGIIGKGGMSEEVVEAMRGKAAYFAFTGGAGALAAMSIKKVKGVVWEDLGMPEAVWLLEVERFGPCIVAIDAHGNSLYRR from the coding sequence ATGGAGTATGAGCTCAGAACACCTCTCGTTAAGGACCAGATTCTGAAGCTGAAGGTTGGTGATGTTGTTTACATCACTGGAGAGATTTTCACCGCCAGAGATGAGGCACATGCAAGGGCTTTGGAGTGGATGGAGGAGGGGAAAGAGCTGCCCTTCAGCTTTGACAAAGGAGTGGTTTACCACTGCGGGCCGCTGGTTAAGAAAAATGATGAGTGGAGGGTTGTGTCGGCAGGGCCGACAACCTCAGCCAGAATGAACCCCTTCACGCCGAAAATTCTTGAAAAAGTAGAGTGCATGGGCATAATCGGCAAGGGAGGGATGAGCGAGGAGGTTGTTGAGGCGATGAGGGGCAAGGCTGCTTACTTCGCCTTCACGGGCGGGGCAGGGGCTTTGGCGGCGATGAGCATCAAAAAAGTCAAGGGTGTCGTGTGGGAGGACCTGGGAATGCCGGAAGCGGTCTGGCTGCTTGAGGTGGAGCGCTTCGGGCCGTGCATTGTGGCAATTGACGCTCACGGGAACAGCCTTTACAGGAGGTAA
- a CDS encoding fumarate hydratase: protein MEYNDVVEAVISALKKAHTELPEDVVTAIKKAYDSEENDIAKRNLEAILKNIEAAKKLGVPMCQDTGIPVFFVEVGRELCLDFDLKEAIVEGVRKATAEIPLRPNAVHPITRENSGDNTGLGIPQINVELVKGDELRMVVMPKGAGSENVSALKMMLPTQVDKIKDFVVETVKNAGGKPCPPIFVGVGVGSTFDGAAKLAKKALLRNVLEMNDFELELLEAVNELGIGAMGLGGKYTALAVLVEFGHCHTASLPVAVNIQCWANRRAEVVLR, encoded by the coding sequence ATGGAATATAATGATGTGGTTGAGGCAGTTATTTCCGCTTTGAAGAAGGCACACACCGAGCTGCCGGAGGATGTCGTGACGGCAATAAAGAAAGCGTACGATTCTGAGGAGAATGATATTGCTAAAAGGAATTTGGAGGCCATACTTAAGAATATTGAGGCTGCAAAAAAGCTGGGAGTTCCGATGTGTCAGGATACTGGAATTCCTGTGTTCTTTGTTGAGGTTGGGAGGGAGCTATGCCTCGACTTTGACCTGAAGGAGGCGATTGTAGAGGGAGTTAGGAAAGCAACGGCGGAAATACCTCTGAGGCCCAACGCAGTTCATCCGATAACGAGGGAGAACAGCGGAGACAACACTGGCTTGGGAATTCCGCAGATAAACGTCGAGCTGGTTAAGGGAGATGAGCTGAGAATGGTCGTGATGCCGAAAGGGGCAGGGAGTGAGAACGTCTCAGCCCTTAAAATGATGCTCCCCACTCAGGTTGACAAGATTAAGGACTTTGTTGTCGAAACTGTCAAAAACGCTGGAGGAAAGCCCTGTCCCCCCATCTTCGTTGGTGTTGGTGTGGGCTCGACCTTTGATGGGGCAGCAAAGCTCGCTAAAAAGGCTTTGCTGAGAAACGTTCTGGAGATGAACGACTTCGAGCTTGAGCTGCTTGAGGCGGTGAATGAGCTTGGAATCGGTGCAATGGGGCTTGGAGGTAAATATACTGCTCTGGCCGTGCTGGTTGAGTTTGGCCACTGCCACACTGCCTCGCTGCCGGTTGCCGTGAACATCCAGTGCTGGGCGAACAGAAGGGCTGAGGTCGTGCTGAGGTGA
- the cdhA gene encoding CO dehydrogenase/acetyl-CoA synthase complex subunit alpha has translation MFELKKGALFVDEMKNVSIRIGKVVEEEEEVWEEAGPTPKPGILELRKWDHKLLERYEPFYAPMQDFCNLCTMGPCDLSMNKRGACGIDLKTAKARLVTIACCIGASAHTAHARHLVDHLIEEFGEDFPIDLGGDVNVEAPIIRTVVGIKPKTLGDLREALNWAEKEIVKVLHSTHIGNEESLLDYESKAMHVSMADHVGMEVADIAQIVAYNFPKAEPDTPLVDTGFGIVDKSKPTIVVVGHNVMYARPVADYLEEMGRIDDFELAGLCCTAHDMTRYNAKAKIFGPISYQLRVIRAGIPDVMISDEQCIRADLLEACKKMGIPLIATSDAAARGLPDVSDWPVEKIVDALVSGKLPGVFLPIPEKVGQVAPLVAEAIFKKHGGERKYKFFESDEALMEEINKCTQCMNCVFTCPHSLRVDQGMAHAQKTGDLSKLAQLEEQCLACMKCEQACPKNIKIINVIMRANYDRLYNKTGKTRVGRGPIQDTEIRKVGQPIVFGQIPGVIAAVGCINFPDEMKSIREILEEFLKRRYIVVTSGCHAMDIGMIKDEEGKTLYEKYPGNFDAGGLVNTGSCVANSHIAGAAIKIANIFAMRPLRGNYAEIADYVLNRVGAVGFSWGPYSHKAASIATGFNRLGVPVVVGPHGTKYRRAYIGKPWKKDKWWVYDIKSRQKVFIEPAPDSLLVAVETKEEAIVQLARLCIRPNDTNQGRQIKLTHYIELHQKYYGDLPDDWAVYVRSEADLPLKMRDQLLKVLEEQYGWKIDWDKKKIVEGPVRHFDAGFNPTIVEEVYEKYAGEKAPR, from the coding sequence ATGTTTGAATTGAAAAAAGGAGCACTTTTTGTAGATGAAATGAAAAACGTCAGCATCCGCATAGGCAAAGTTGTTGAGGAAGAGGAAGAAGTATGGGAGGAGGCTGGCCCTACACCAAAGCCCGGAATTCTTGAGCTGAGGAAGTGGGATCACAAGCTGCTTGAGCGCTATGAACCCTTCTACGCCCCGATGCAGGACTTCTGCAACCTCTGCACAATGGGGCCATGCGATTTGTCAATGAACAAGAGGGGAGCCTGCGGCATAGATCTGAAAACTGCAAAGGCAAGACTTGTGACTATTGCATGCTGCATTGGTGCCTCAGCCCACACAGCCCATGCGAGGCATCTGGTTGACCACCTCATTGAGGAGTTTGGAGAGGACTTCCCCATTGATCTGGGAGGGGATGTGAACGTTGAGGCCCCAATCATAAGAACAGTCGTGGGAATCAAACCGAAAACGCTGGGAGATTTAAGAGAGGCTCTGAACTGGGCCGAAAAGGAGATTGTGAAGGTTCTCCACTCAACCCACATAGGAAATGAGGAAAGCCTGCTCGACTACGAGAGCAAGGCGATGCACGTCAGCATGGCAGACCACGTAGGAATGGAGGTTGCAGACATTGCTCAGATTGTGGCTTACAACTTCCCCAAGGCTGAGCCAGATACGCCGCTCGTTGATACTGGATTTGGCATCGTCGACAAATCCAAGCCAACGATTGTAGTTGTAGGGCACAACGTCATGTACGCAAGACCTGTTGCCGACTACTTGGAGGAAATGGGCAGAATTGACGACTTCGAGCTTGCGGGGCTTTGCTGCACAGCCCACGACATGACGAGATACAACGCCAAGGCAAAGATTTTCGGGCCCATCAGCTACCAGCTGAGAGTTATAAGGGCAGGAATTCCTGACGTCATGATCAGCGACGAGCAGTGTATCAGGGCTGATTTGCTCGAAGCATGCAAGAAGATGGGCATACCGCTCATAGCAACGAGCGATGCTGCCGCTCGCGGATTGCCGGATGTGAGCGACTGGCCCGTTGAGAAGATTGTTGATGCCCTCGTCAGCGGAAAGCTGCCCGGAGTTTTCCTGCCCATTCCTGAGAAAGTGGGGCAGGTTGCACCGCTTGTTGCTGAGGCAATATTCAAGAAGCACGGCGGAGAGAGGAAGTACAAGTTCTTCGAGAGTGATGAAGCTCTGATGGAGGAGATTAACAAGTGCACTCAGTGCATGAACTGTGTCTTCACCTGCCCGCACAGCCTTAGAGTTGATCAGGGAATGGCTCACGCGCAGAAAACGGGAGATTTGAGCAAGCTCGCACAGCTTGAGGAGCAGTGCCTTGCGTGCATGAAGTGCGAGCAGGCTTGTCCAAAGAACATCAAAATCATAAACGTCATCATGAGGGCAAACTACGACAGGCTATACAACAAGACGGGCAAGACGAGGGTTGGAAGAGGGCCTATTCAGGACACGGAAATCAGGAAGGTCGGGCAGCCAATCGTATTCGGCCAGATTCCGGGAGTTATCGCTGCTGTTGGATGTATAAACTTCCCGGACGAGATGAAGTCAATCAGGGAGATTCTTGAGGAGTTCCTGAAGAGGCGCTACATCGTCGTCACTTCAGGCTGCCACGCGATGGACATTGGAATGATAAAGGACGAGGAAGGAAAGACACTCTACGAGAAGTATCCGGGCAACTTTGATGCAGGAGGGCTTGTAAACACGGGAAGCTGTGTTGCCAACTCCCACATTGCGGGGGCTGCAATAAAGATTGCCAACATCTTCGCCATGAGGCCACTGAGAGGTAACTATGCAGAAATTGCCGACTACGTGCTGAACAGGGTTGGTGCCGTCGGATTTTCATGGGGTCCCTACAGCCATAAGGCTGCATCAATTGCAACGGGCTTCAACAGGCTTGGTGTGCCTGTTGTCGTAGGTCCTCACGGCACGAAATACAGGAGGGCTTACATCGGAAAGCCGTGGAAGAAGGACAAGTGGTGGGTTTACGACATAAAGAGCAGGCAGAAGGTCTTCATCGAGCCAGCTCCAGACTCGCTGCTGGTTGCCGTTGAAACCAAGGAGGAGGCAATTGTCCAGCTGGCAAGGCTATGCATAAGGCCCAACGACACCAATCAGGGCAGGCAGATTAAGCTCACCCATTACATCGAGCTTCACCAGAAGTACTACGGCGATTTGCCCGACGACTGGGCGGTGTATGTGAGAAGCGAGGCTGATTTGCCGTTGAAGATGAGAGACCAGCTGCTGAAGGTTCTTGAGGAGCAGTATGGCTGGAAGATTGACTGGGACAAGAAGAAGATTGTCGAGGGGCCAGTAAGGCACTTTGATGCTGGATTCAACCCAACGATAGTTGAAGAGGTGTATGAGAAGTATGCTGGAGAGAAGGCACCGAGGTGA
- the cdhB gene encoding CO dehydrogenase/acetyl-CoA synthase complex subunit epsilon: protein MAVAKEEKFPTAKRFDIADIQVSREATAVKPKVVANMIKRAKRPLLVTGGQLLKDEKLVEFAVKFAEKGIPIAATAGSSKPLIERGIKPVSKTYTLHQITQFLQDEEFQGFDGNGNYDTVIFLGFLPYYLSRMLSSLKHFSKITTIAIDEFYQPHAKFSFTNLTKDRELYYSMLQEVLDNL, encoded by the coding sequence ATGGCGGTAGCTAAGGAGGAGAAGTTTCCGACAGCAAAGCGCTTTGACATTGCCGACATACAGGTGAGCAGGGAAGCGACTGCGGTAAAGCCAAAGGTTGTTGCCAACATGATTAAGAGGGCAAAGAGGCCTCTGCTTGTAACAGGCGGACAGCTGCTGAAGGATGAGAAGCTGGTGGAGTTTGCAGTGAAGTTCGCTGAAAAAGGGATTCCGATAGCAGCAACGGCAGGCTCAAGCAAACCTTTGATTGAGAGAGGTATAAAACCCGTCTCCAAGACCTACACTCTCCACCAGATAACCCAGTTCCTGCAGGATGAGGAGTTTCAGGGCTTTGATGGCAATGGAAACTATGACACAGTAATTTTCCTCGGCTTCCTCCCGTACTACCTCTCAAGGATGCTGTCATCGCTGAAGCACTTCTCCAAGATTACAACCATAGCCATAGACGAGTTCTACCAGCCGCACGCAAAGTTCAGCTTTACCAATCTAACGAAGGACAGAGAGCTCTACTACAGCATGCTTCAGGAGGTTCTCGACAACCTTTAA
- a CDS encoding cytochrome c biogenesis protein ResB: protein MSVMDEKAKAMLMLGVLNDAFGDIRNMIYYLQDFIYSHPDWAEDFEKLGLNDVLNAARELEKLTLEKMDLLKRIAEGKE from the coding sequence ATGTCGGTTATGGATGAGAAGGCAAAGGCAATGCTGATGCTCGGCGTGCTGAACGATGCCTTTGGCGATATCAGGAACATGATTTACTACCTTCAGGATTTCATTTACTCGCATCCCGACTGGGCGGAGGATTTTGAGAAATTGGGTTTGAATGACGTGCTTAATGCGGCGAGGGAGCTGGAAAAACTCACGCTGGAGAAAATGGATTTGCTTAAGAGGATAGCTGAGGGAAAGGAGTAA
- a CDS encoding DUF429 domain-containing protein: MYCGIDVGLKKCHAALISDRLEFVGDYTELDLDNVRVTGIDAPLSFPAKGSLRECERLLLKMGIRLFPSGAPFFRGIALRGMEIAEELRSKGVEVYEVYPYATRVILNIAPKAKKHTKSGLEEIRAELSRWVEIPELSHDEVDAVIAALTVKLFSEGMGVKLEGIDGSIVVPKGRVQLSLNP, encoded by the coding sequence GTGTACTGTGGAATAGATGTCGGGCTCAAGAAGTGCCATGCAGCTTTGATTTCTGACAGGCTTGAGTTTGTTGGGGATTACACTGAGCTTGATCTGGATAATGTTAGGGTTACTGGAATAGATGCGCCTCTCAGCTTCCCAGCAAAAGGCTCGCTGAGGGAGTGCGAGAGGCTGCTTTTGAAAATGGGAATCAGGCTTTTCCCCTCAGGAGCACCCTTTTTCAGGGGGATTGCGCTTAGAGGAATGGAGATTGCGGAAGAGCTGAGGAGTAAGGGCGTGGAGGTTTACGAGGTTTACCCCTACGCAACGAGGGTGATTCTTAACATCGCTCCGAAGGCGAAGAAGCATACAAAAAGCGGGCTTGAGGAGATAAGGGCAGAGCTTTCGAGATGGGTGGAGATTCCAGAGCTTTCGCATGATGAGGTTGATGCGGTAATAGCTGCGCTGACAGTAAAGCTGTTCTCCGAGGGCATGGGAGTGAAGCTGGAGGGGATTGACGGCTCCATTGTGGTGCCAAAGGGCAGAGTGCAGCTTAGCCTGAATCCATAA
- a CDS encoding damage-control phosphatase: protein MKISPLCPSCLLGRVYYEAKLVTDDEDLISQCVDESLKILAENYSSRPINAHLATRIHRRVYEILGVEDPYAEVKARANEVARQVLPLAKEIVEGSDDPFKTAVIVSIVGNNFDYGVQGHKVVEEEFRDFLKRKVQEGLKINDTERIKELSSGKVVYLTDNAGEIFFDTLLMKEIKRRCEKLTAVVRGRPIISDATIEDARLARVDKIADELLTNGKGAIGIIMDELPDETRKALEEADLIVAKGMANYECLSDGSLKPIAFLLTAKCEPVARDIGVNVGDMVAKVVE, encoded by the coding sequence ATGAAAATTTCACCCCTCTGCCCCTCATGCCTTCTCGGCAGGGTTTACTACGAAGCGAAGCTTGTCACTGACGATGAGGATTTAATCTCACAATGCGTTGATGAGTCCCTTAAAATTCTCGCCGAGAACTACTCATCACGCCCGATAAACGCTCACCTTGCAACGCGAATCCACAGGAGGGTTTACGAGATTCTCGGCGTTGAAGATCCTTACGCGGAGGTGAAGGCCAGAGCCAACGAGGTGGCGAGGCAGGTTCTACCTCTTGCAAAAGAAATCGTTGAAGGCTCCGACGACCCCTTCAAGACTGCTGTGATAGTCTCTATAGTGGGAAACAATTTTGATTACGGCGTGCAGGGGCACAAAGTTGTTGAGGAGGAGTTCAGGGATTTCCTCAAGAGAAAAGTTCAAGAAGGGCTGAAGATTAACGACACCGAAAGAATAAAGGAGCTAAGCAGTGGAAAGGTTGTTTATCTGACCGACAACGCGGGTGAGATTTTCTTCGACACCCTCTTAATGAAAGAGATTAAGAGGCGCTGCGAGAAGCTGACTGCTGTGGTGAGGGGCAGGCCAATCATCAGCGACGCCACCATTGAAGATGCGAGGCTGGCGAGAGTTGATAAGATAGCAGACGAGCTACTGACAAACGGGAAGGGGGCTATAGGCATAATAATGGACGAGCTTCCCGACGAAACCAGAAAAGCCTTAGAGGAAGCTGATTTGATTGTTGCGAAGGGAATGGCCAACTACGAGTGCCTTTCTGATGGCAGCTTAAAGCCGATAGCTTTCCTTTTAACAGCAAAATGCGAGCCTGTTGCGAGAGACATTGGCGTTAACGTTGGAGATATGGTGGCAAAGGTGGTCGAATGA
- a CDS encoding cysteine-rich small domain-containing protein, which translates to MNPRERALVDLFAAMEGLAGPAFECTYYPCHFDGQDCSICYCPFYPCLLYRLGGEIIVSSDGRYVWSCRNCHWIHEKENVEEVLAYFSAFPRQLLVEADWSFFTKSLQEILFGEEIGFENGRAYDLTPANIQGFECEPLAEGEFLDVTIENFSITSVKRLSNPEEAEGVIIPEKSGRNLIGYLDGFVKCRF; encoded by the coding sequence ATGAACCCGAGGGAGAGGGCACTGGTTGACCTCTTCGCAGCGATGGAGGGGCTTGCCGGCCCTGCCTTTGAGTGCACCTACTACCCCTGCCACTTTGATGGACAGGATTGCTCAATCTGCTACTGTCCCTTCTATCCCTGCCTGCTCTACCGCCTTGGAGGTGAGATAATCGTCTCTTCCGATGGCAGATACGTATGGAGCTGCAGGAACTGCCACTGGATTCACGAAAAGGAGAACGTTGAGGAGGTTCTTGCTTACTTCTCTGCCTTTCCCCGCCAGCTGCTTGTTGAAGCTGACTGGAGCTTTTTCACGAAAAGCCTTCAGGAAATCCTCTTCGGCGAGGAAATTGGCTTTGAGAATGGCAGAGCTTATGATTTGACTCCTGCCAACATTCAGGGCTTTGAGTGCGAGCCCTTGGCGGAGGGGGAGTTTCTGGACGTTACCATTGAAAACTTTTCGATTACCTCCGTAAAAAGGCTCAGCAATCCTGAGGAGGCTGAGGGGGTTATAATTCCGGAGAAGTCCGGGAGAAATCTTATCGGTTATCTGGATGGGTTCGTGAAATGCAGGTTCTGA
- a CDS encoding rRNA maturation protein: MQVLTTSRKPGRKTRRFAKVLARFFNWKYVNRGKLSLEDLAGIAERFWIISEVKGNPAILNLYERGEKTLEVSFTLSNVNKIKMDDSPAVFKGKAPIDPLVFGAIPQTKAGLKLTRKVEFRKKVVVKGDEWLFFYDDEMLFKLRILKISRSSR, translated from the coding sequence ATGCAGGTTCTGACGACATCCAGGAAGCCGGGCAGAAAGACGAGGAGGTTTGCGAAGGTTCTGGCGAGGTTTTTCAACTGGAAATACGTCAACAGGGGTAAGCTTAGCTTGGAGGATTTGGCGGGGATTGCGGAGAGGTTTTGGATAATCTCGGAGGTGAAGGGTAATCCCGCAATACTGAATCTTTACGAAAGGGGAGAGAAGACGCTTGAGGTAAGCTTCACGCTGAGCAACGTGAACAAGATCAAGATGGATGACAGTCCAGCCGTCTTCAAGGGCAAAGCCCCCATTGACCCTCTTGTTTTTGGTGCGATACCCCAAACAAAAGCGGGTTTAAAGCTGACGAGAAAGGTGGAGTTCAGGAAAAAGGTTGTCGTTAAGGGGGATGAATGGCTCTTTTTTTACGATGATGAAATGCTTTTCAAACTCAGAATTTTAAAAATCAGCCGAAGCTCTCGCTGA
- a CDS encoding bifunctional nuclease family protein, with product MLVAEVYGLFGVKTAFGVTPVVVLRTEDGRVLPIYIGHAEAFSIYSALRGFVPPRPMTHDLLIDIIGKLNARIEKVIIDDLIDNTFYARLILSQNDKTIEIDARPSDSIAIAVRTSCPIYVEEDVMDEAGEDEIPQEFVDFSESFG from the coding sequence GTGCTAGTGGCTGAAGTTTACGGACTGTTCGGAGTCAAAACCGCCTTTGGCGTAACTCCTGTAGTTGTCCTAAGAACTGAGGACGGCAGAGTTTTGCCCATATACATAGGTCATGCCGAGGCCTTTTCGATTTATTCCGCTCTGCGCGGATTTGTTCCTCCGCGCCCCATGACTCACGACCTGCTTATCGATATAATCGGCAAGCTGAACGCAAGAATTGAAAAGGTGATTATAGACGACCTCATAGACAACACCTTCTACGCCAGGCTTATTTTGAGCCAGAACGATAAAACAATAGAGATTGATGCGAGACCGAGCGACAGCATTGCGATTGCCGTGAGAACCTCATGCCCGATATACGTGGAAGAAGACGTCATGGACGAAGCAGGAGAGGATGAAATCCCGCAGGAGTTCGTTGACTTCAGCGAGAGCTTCGGCTGA
- a CDS encoding deoxyuridine 5'-triphosphate nucleotidohydrolase produces the protein MAVLSGDEIRKLIQKEGLIRDYVDLETQIQPNGFDCTLRSVYRLRGCGRVDFDNSRRELPELEEVEFRDWVYLPKGVYRAKLNEVVRLGNDIMAIARPRSTLIRCGANVLTAVWDAGYEGRSEVSIVVHNDYGIWLSRNARIIQLVFIRLSSPTKGYEGVYKGENIDS, from the coding sequence ATGGCGGTTCTGAGCGGGGATGAGATCAGGAAGTTGATTCAGAAAGAGGGGTTAATCAGGGACTACGTAGATTTGGAGACGCAGATTCAGCCCAACGGTTTTGACTGCACTCTGAGAAGCGTTTACAGGTTGAGAGGTTGTGGTAGGGTTGACTTCGACAACAGCAGAAGAGAGCTACCTGAGCTTGAGGAGGTGGAATTCAGAGATTGGGTTTACCTTCCCAAAGGCGTTTACAGAGCGAAACTGAATGAAGTTGTCAGGCTGGGAAACGATATTATGGCAATAGCCCGTCCGAGGTCAACGCTTATCAGATGTGGAGCAAACGTTCTCACCGCAGTCTGGGACGCTGGATACGAGGGGAGGAGTGAAGTGAGCATAGTTGTACACAACGATTACGGGATATGGCTTTCGAGGAACGCCAGAATCATTCAGCTTGTGTTCATAAGGCTCTCCTCACCGACCAAAGGGTACGAGGGGGTTTACAAGGGGGAGAACATTGACTCGTAG
- a CDS encoding SWIM zinc finger family protein, producing the protein MPLPSEVEKAARSGSEYELYKALLLSFGKRGDKAFEYLKRSKVKRYKDFFVVVGKEEYVVEGGFCTCPDFLVNLKGKSPCAHIIAVEVAKITGKYDYIDAYYVDYPDILRKKK; encoded by the coding sequence ATGCCCCTACCGAGTGAAGTGGAAAAGGCAGCGAGGAGCGGCAGTGAGTACGAGCTTTACAAGGCGCTGCTGCTGAGCTTCGGAAAGAGGGGGGACAAGGCCTTTGAGTATTTGAAGAGGAGCAAGGTCAAGAGGTACAAGGACTTTTTTGTGGTTGTGGGGAAGGAAGAATACGTCGTTGAGGGAGGGTTCTGCACCTGCCCCGATTTTCTTGTAAATTTAAAGGGGAAATCCCCGTGTGCGCACATAATTGCCGTCGAGGTTGCAAAGATAACGGGGAAGTACGACTACATCGACGCATACTACGTTGACTACCCCGACATCTTGAGGAAAAAGAAATAA